CGTCTCGATGTGTCTCGATGTGAAGAGGCCTGCTTTGCAGCGATACCGTTCCCTTTTAACACGGATCGACGCTCCTGGCGGCCCTCCCCCGATAGGCTCTCGCGATCGGTCGAAAGGCCGCTATTCTCATTAAGGCCCAAAAGGCTTAAATGGGCGCTCGATTATGGACCGCGACACCCAGCAGACAGGCCGATCTCGTGAAAAAAGTCTTCGTCAAATCCTATGGCTGCCAGATGAACGTCTATGACGCCGAGCGCATGGCCGACATGCTGACCACCGAAGGTTATGCCGAGACCAAGACCATGGAGGAGGCGGATCTCGTCATCCTCAACACCTGCCATATCCGCGAGAAGGCAGCCGAGAAGGTCTATTCCGAGCTCGGCCGCGTGCGCGAGCTCAAGAAGGAGCGCGAGACGGAAGGCCGGGAAACGAAAGTCGTCGTGGCAGGCTGCGTCGCCCAGGCCGAAGGCAAGGAGATCCTGCGCCGGGCACCCGCCGTCGATGTGGTGGTGGGTCCGCAGAACTATCACAACCTGCCGCAGCTCCTGAACAAGGCGCGCTCAGAGCGCGTGGTCGATACCGAATTCCCCATCGAGGACAAGTTCGACCACCTGCCCAGGCCCTCGAAGGCCGCGATCCGGAACCGCGGCGTGTCGGCCTTCCTGACCATCCAGGAGGGCTGCGACAAGTTCTGCACCTTCTGCGTGGTGCCCTATACCCGCGGCGCGGAAGTCTCCCGTCCCGTCGCCAAGATCGTCGACGAGGCCCTGAGCCTGGCGGATGCGGGCGTGCGCGAGCTCACCCTCATTGGCCAGAACGTGAACGCCTATCACGGTGAAGGCCCGGACGGCTCCGTCTGGTCCCTCGGCCACCTGCTCCATC
This window of the Microvirga sp. TS319 genome carries:
- the miaB gene encoding tRNA (N6-isopentenyl adenosine(37)-C2)-methylthiotransferase MiaB; translated protein: MKKVFVKSYGCQMNVYDAERMADMLTTEGYAETKTMEEADLVILNTCHIREKAAEKVYSELGRVRELKKERETEGRETKVVVAGCVAQAEGKEILRRAPAVDVVVGPQNYHNLPQLLNKARSERVVDTEFPIEDKFDHLPRPSKAAIRNRGVSAFLTIQEGCDKFCTFCVVPYTRGAEVSRPVAKIVDEALSLADAGVRELTLIGQNVNAYHGEGPDGSVWSLGHLLHRLAAIPGIARLRYTTSHPRDMDDALIAAHRDLPALMPYLHLPVQSGSDRILDAMNRKHTGDEYRRLIARIREAQPDLALSSDFIVGFPGETDAEFEDTMRLVSDVGFASSFSFKYSPRPGTPAAEIAEQLPESVKAERLSRLQNLLETQRQAFNRGTVGQTLDVLLEKPGRHPGQMAGKSPYLQAVQFETDSHRIGDIVTVRITQAGSNSLFGEVVQPGGQAAA